Genomic DNA from Amycolatopsis alba DSM 44262:
GCCGCTCGCGGTGACGATCACCGGCGAACTCCTCGACCGGATGGCCGAAGGCGCGTCCTCGGCCGAACTCAACGAGGCGATCGCCTTCCCGCTGCCGATCCGCGTGATCTGTCATCTGCTCGGCATCCCCGAGGAGGACATGGAGGTCTTCCGCGGGCTGGTCGACGGTTTCCTGTCGATCAGCAAACTGCCGGACGCCGAGGTGGCCCGCTGCCGCGAGGACCTGTGGAGCTATATCGACAAGTTCATCCGGCTGCGCCGCGAAACCCCCGGCGAGGATCTGACCAGCGCGCTGATCCAGATCAGCGACGGCGATCAGAACCGGCTGTCGGACTACCAGCTGCACCACTGGATCCGCACCTTGCTGATCGCCGGCTACATCACCACCGCCAGCCAGATCGGCTCCAGCATGGCCGTGCTGCTGCACCGGCCCGACGTCGTCGCGGACCTGCGCGCCGACTACTCGCTGATCCCGTCGGCGGTGGAAGAACTGCTGCGCTACGAACTGATGGGCTCCTCGCTGGGCTCGCTCCGGTACGCGCTCGAAGACATCGAACTCGTCGACGGCTCGGTGGTGCCCAAGGGGTCGACCGTCCTGCTGTCCACCGAGGCGAACGTGGACGAAACGGCGTTCCCCGACCCGCTGACCCTCGACATCCGGCGCACCAACAACCATCACCTCACCTTCGGCTCCGGCATCCACTACTGCGTGGGCGCGGCGCTGGCGAGGATGGAACTGCAGGTGGCGACCGAGGGGCTGCTGCGCCGGTTCCCCGGCCTGCGGCTCGCCGTGCCCGCGGCCGACCTGCCGCGCAAGTTCGGCGGGTTCCTGGAGGCCTTCGCCGAAATCCCGGTCGAGTGGTGACCGGCGAGGACTCACTGCGTGTCTCGGCGGACCGGGACGTCTGCGTGGTGAGCAGTCTTTGCGTGTACCGGGTGCCCGAAGTGTTCGACCAGGACGAGGAGGGCCGGGTCAAGGTCGTCGACCGGACCCCGCCCGCCGAACTGGCCACCGAGGTGCGCCGGGCGGCCCAGGGCTGTCCGACGCGGGCGATCCGGATCGAGGATTCCGGTGCGGAGGACCGACGATGACACAGGAGACGGCCCGACCCGCGCCCGCCGGTGCCTCGGCGAGCCCTCCGGGCGCCCGCGGCGTCTATGTCGCGCTGGTGCTCGCCGCGATCCTCGGCCAGATGTCCGGCGCGATGCCGACGGCCGCGCTCGGCGACATCGCGGTCCGGCTGGAGGCCCCCGCTTCTTCGGTGGGGTTCGCCCATTCGCTGTGCTTCCTGCTGGGCGGCCTGGTCGCGGTGGTGGTGGCCAGCTACGGGGACTACTCCAGCAGACGGCGGCTGCTGATCGGCTCGCTGGTGGTGACCTGCGCGGGGCTGGCGCTCGCCGCGGTCACCCCGAACGTCGAGGTGCTCATGGTGGCGCGTGTCCTGCAGAGCGCGTCGGGCGCCGCGTTCCCGCTGGCCCTGCGGGTGCTGTGGGAGACGATGCCCCCGGAGCGGTTCGGCCGGGCGATGGGCGTCATCACCGCGGCGTACGGCGGGG
This window encodes:
- a CDS encoding cytochrome P450 → MWQEKNAQFAVGARLTRERCQVSGSCPVSYPFEWTPPLEIPEKWRDLRERPIVEITLPSGDPALLVTRYRDVKALFADVRLSRNTAWYPTSRISLNNNLFSDPEIDSDPPRYSAERGLVTRAFSARHIEALRPLAVTITGELLDRMAEGASSAELNEAIAFPLPIRVICHLLGIPEEDMEVFRGLVDGFLSISKLPDAEVARCREDLWSYIDKFIRLRRETPGEDLTSALIQISDGDQNRLSDYQLHHWIRTLLIAGYITTASQIGSSMAVLLHRPDVVADLRADYSLIPSAVEELLRYELMGSSLGSLRYALEDIELVDGSVVPKGSTVLLSTEANVDETAFPDPLTLDIRRTNNHHLTFGSGIHYCVGAALARMELQVATEGLLRRFPGLRLAVPAADLPRKFGGFLEAFAEIPVEW
- a CDS encoding ferredoxin codes for the protein MTGEDSLRVSADRDVCVVSSLCVYRVPEVFDQDEEGRVKVVDRTPPAELATEVRRAAQGCPTRAIRIEDSGAEDRR